From Erigeron canadensis isolate Cc75 chromosome 8, C_canadensis_v1, whole genome shotgun sequence, one genomic window encodes:
- the LOC122578879 gene encoding uncharacterized protein At2g39795, mitochondrial-like encodes MVWIIGRSRRCIPLAKTLISKTNPPPSFRHLLLPSNSLSTSSTKPLNIDIKKKSSPFESNLVRMLTDEIDFESDYSPPHQPDKKFNAFMVEDRPGEQFVTLLGRSTLDENIKIEATMFDGYATVSPNLRGENAEPNPQLHISLLIDISKSEGSNMLEFVCSALPERLEIQKVYAIGPDGTLSRPYMGPDFRGLDRRLQNALYEFLNARGVNNELSIFLHRYVWNKDKLEHLQRLKLLKSYIER; translated from the exons ATGGTTTGGATAATTGGAAGGTCAAGAAGATGCATCCCATTGgctaaaaccctaatttctaaaACCAACCCACCACCCTCATTTCGTCATCTCCTTCTTCCCTCAAATTCACTTTCCACATCATCAACAAAACCACTTAACATTGACATCAAGAAGAAGTCATCACCATTTGAATCTAATCTTGTTCGCATGCTTACCGACGAGATCGATTTCGAGTCTGATTACTCCCCTCCTCATCAG CCTGACAAGAAGTTCAATGCGTTTATGGTGGAAGATAGACCCGGAGAGCAGTTTGTTACTTTGCTGGGTAGATCTACACTGgatgaaaatattaaaattgaAGCTACAATGTTTGATGGTTATGCCACTGTATCTCCCAACCTGAGGGGTGAAAATGCTGAACCCAATCCTCAACTTCATATAAGTTTGCTAATTGATATATCAAAAAGTGAAGGAAGCAACATGCTGGAATTTGTTTGTTCTGCTTTGCCAGAACGTTTGGAGATTCAGAAGGTTTATGCAATTGGGCCTGATGGAACACTATCTCGGCCCTATATGGGTCCTGATTTCAG GGGTTTGGACAGAAGGCTTCAGAATGCACTTTATGAGTTCCTGAATGCAAGGGGAGTAAACAACGAGCTTTCTATCTTCTTACATCGTTATGTGTGGAACAAGGATAAACTCGAACATTTACAACGCTTGAAGCTTCTCAAATCTTACATTGAGAGATAA